In Paludibaculum fermentans, the genomic stretch AGGTGCACCGAAGAGGTGCCGACATAGGCGATCGTGGACAGGACATCCATCGGCAGCTTGCGCTCAATCGTGAAGTTCCACGACTGCGTGTAGCCGCGGTGGATCTGGCCCAGATAGGGGCTGCGCATGTCAGCATTGATCGGCAGCGGCAGGACACCGGAGGTCAGGTCCGGCAGCGGAGTGGCGGGAATGCCCTTCTCCAGCGTGCCGGCGACTTCGCTACCCTGTGCGGTCGCAGCAATGTTGATGGTCAGAGGATAGAAACCACGCAAGGGGCGGGAGAACGGCAGCGGATCGAAGTTGATGCCGTAGCCGGTGCGGATCACCGTCTTGTCGTCGAGACGATAGGCGATGCCCAGGGTCGGGGAGATCAGCTTGTGGCTGACGGTCACACCGACGCCGGTGGGGTTGTTGCCGCGGCCGCCCATATACACGAGGTTGGTTTCGGGATCCAGCCGCTCGATGCCCTTGCCGGTGGCGCGGGTCATCAGCGGGTACAGTTCATAACGCAGACCGAGGGTCATGGTCAGCTTGCGGCTGATCTGCCAGCGGTCCTGCGCGTACCAGCTGAACTGGAATTCGCGCGGCGTCATGGTGATGTACTGGAAGCTCTTCTGGACGCTATTCGACTGGCCGAGCAGGAAGGAGCTATAGCCATTGAAGTTATCCGTCGAGCCACCAGCCAGCGAGGTCGGCCCGCCGGTGAAATCGAACGAACCGCGAGGACCGGCACCGAGTTCCGGCTGCCAGTGGGTCATGCGGTAGTTCACGCCGTTGAACCCAAAGCGGAAGTTGTGCTTGCCCTTGGTCCAGGTCAGGTTCGCGCTGAGAGTGTAGTTCTCCTCAACACGGGTCAGAGGCATCCAGCCGGGAACACCAAAGCCGTCATATCCGTTGATGCTGATGTTCGGGAAGCCCTGCTGGCGAGGATCAGATCCGCCGATGCCGGGGATGCCCAGCGTCGTGGAGAAGTCCTTGCCGTAGTCCACACCACGCACGGTCTGGTCCTGGCGCTGATAACCGATCACGCCGTCGAACAGCAGGTTGGTGGTGATGACACGGTTAGTGCCGATGGACATGTTCTGCACGCGGGTGTCGCCGGTGCCGGGGTCAGCGCCGGGAGCCGGGCCAACGCCGTCGCCAAACAGGTTCTTGCCGACCACCAGGGCCTTCATGATGCCGTAGTGACCGAAGATCTGCTGCTTGTCGCTCATGTTGTAGTTGATCTTGATGTCGTTGTAGTCGCGGTTGAAGGCGGGAACGGCTGCCGCGAAGTAGTTCGACTGGTAGCCCGACAGGTTGGTGTTGGGAGCCGGATAGTAGTTCTGAATCTTCAGAGCGGCGGGGCTCATGCGAGAAGTCGGAATCTTGTTGCCGGCAAAGGCGGTGCGGCCCGTGCCGTCCGGGGATCCGGTCAGCGGGTCGTAGATGACGGTGCTGATGGCGCTGAAGTCGCCGTTCTTCATGGCTGCAGTCGGCACGGAGTAGGTGCCCTGGTTGCCGTCACGCTGGCGGGTGCCGTCAAAGCTGTAGAAGTAGAAAAGCTTGTTCTTCTTGATCGGGCCGCCGATGGTGCCGCCGTAGTTGTTGTAAATACGGAGGGGCTTCTTGAGAGCGGAGGCAGCAGCGGGCGTCGTGGCCGTCGCCTTGGTGAAGTAGTTGAAGGCCTTCAGATTCTGGTTGTCGTGGTATTCGAACAAGCTGCCGTGAATCTGGTTCGTGCCCGACTTGGTCAGCACGGTGACGGCGGCGCCGCCGGCCATGCCCTGATCGGAGTCGCCAGCAGCAGTGGTGACGTTAACGGTGTCGACCATTTCGGCCGGCATGACATAGCCAGCATGGTGCGGCAGCCAGAGGTTCACGCTGGCCGCGCCGTCAATACGGGTGACGTTGTTGTTCTTGTTCGTACCGTTGATGTTGGTCGCCAGCGAACGGCCGGGCGAATCGGTGATCGAATTCTGGAAGCCTGCGGGCGTCGCGCCCGGGACCAGATTGATCAAGCTCTGATAGTTGCGGAAACCAGGCAGCGGGAGATTGGCCACCTGCTTCGAGTTCAACTCGGTATGCGTATCGGCCTTGTCGGTCTGCAGCGCAGTGGCCGACGCTTCGACGGTGATCTGCTCAGCAATTGCGCCAACTTCCATGCGGATGTCGGTACGGCTGATACCCGCGGCCGAGACGCGGATGTCAGTCCGGTTCTGGGTCCGGAAACCGTTAGCGGAAACCTTCAAATCGTAGTCGCCGGGCAGGACGTTGGAGACGGTGAAACGGCCACCCTCATCTGCCTTGGCTTCGTAGACTTGACCGGTACCTTTGTTGGTCAGGGTGATTGCGGCTTGAACGATCGCGGCGCCCGAAGGATCCTCGACCTGACCGACAACCGACCCGTAAAGGGATTGGGCCCATGACGGCATGGACCAGCTGACGATCATGGCGAAAGCCAGGAGCGTCAACATAAATTTCGAAGAGTTTTTCATTCGTTACCCCCTGCTTGCCTGAACTAACTCGCCCAAGCCGGTCCCGGCAGGTCTGCAACTCGGGTAAAAGTCGCTACTGCCATGGCCGACGCGTCGTAACTCTATGTAATTGGGCCGATAGTCCAAGACCCCACTTGGTTGAAACGGAGTAGGTTTAATCTAAAGCCATTAGGGGGTCCATGTCAAGGGGCGCGGGCCGAGGGCCTGGACAGAGAGACCCGGCGCAACCGCTTGCAAACAGGCGAGAAAACTACAGATGTAACCGTTTATTCACCGTCACGGTTGAGGCGGCGCAATCTCAATCTCCGCTACGGCGGTAGACTTTCGAATCTCCTGGTAGGCTTTGCGTACCGCTGCTGCCTCGCCGGCCTGTCCGGCGTCCTGATAAGCCCTGCTTAGCTGGAAATGCAGGCTCCCGTCCGTGTCGGCAGGAAGTGCCGCCTTCAGATGCGGTATCGCTTCGTTCCCGCGACCTAACTGTAGGAAGACACGGCCCAGAACCGCATGCGCCGCCGGGTAGTCGCGCCTCAGTTGCACTGCTTTTTCCAGCGCCGGAAGCGCCTGTTCCAGGTGCTGCTGATTCACCAGCGAGTCACCCAGGATGAACTGCAGTTCCGGCACTTCGGGATCCCTCGCCAGCATGTCACGAGCATTACGTTCCGCGGCGGCGTAGTCGCGATTCACGTAAAGCGACGAGGTTACTTCCATCTCCAGGCGCGGGTCGCCGGGCGATAGGGCGAGCGCGGCCCGCCATTCGTTCAGTGAGTCGGAATTCCGGCCCTGGTTCCGGTACAGTTCAGCCAGCACCTGGTGCGACTCCACCGACGGTGGCAGCTTCTCCAGTTCGGAGAGGGACAACCGCGCCAGCTCGTTGGCCGCCTTCGACTGCCAGTAAAGCGACTCCAGCGTCTTGCCCGCCGAGGCCAGCGCCAGGGCCTTCTCAAACCGCCCCCTGGCGAACTCGCACGCGCTGGAAGGCACCGTACACGCTTGAGGCGGCAGGGCTTTCTCCTTCGCCAACTCTAACTGTGCCCAGTCAGGGTGATTCGTCCGCCGGTAGACTTCGGCCAATCCTGCATGGGCGCCTCGAAGCTGGGGCTGCTTCTCGATCACGGCCTTGTAGAGGGCGTAAGCGGCGGTGTTGCGGTTCAGCTTCAGCCGGACCTCAGCCGCCAGCATCAGCCACCAGGGCGAATCCAGCCCTTTCTTTTCAAGCTCATCGAAGGCCTGCTGGGAGACCGCTTCATACGCCTTGCCCAGGGCGTACCAGGGTTTCGGGTTCTGTGGAGTGGCGGCGGCCAGCTTGCGAAGGTGGGGAATGGCGGCCCCAAAGCGGTCGAGCATGATCAGGGCGTCCGCCAGCATGGCCCGGCCTTCCAGATCCTCCGGCGCCTGGGCCATGGCCTTCTC encodes the following:
- a CDS encoding tetratricopeptide repeat protein, whose product is MRTAILCCTVVLAGSVFAQPPDPAELSRRARDHMAAGRYGAAVPYYEELVKAMPGNPGLRLNLAMALHLSGNDEKAVPQFELVLKQQPNTLPALMLLGASQMRLGHPDKAVGPLEKAMAQAPEDLEGRAMLADALIMLDRFGAAIPHLRKLAAATPQNPKPWYALGKAYEAVSQQAFDELEKKGLDSPWWLMLAAEVRLKLNRNTAAYALYKAVIEKQPQLRGAHAGLAEVYRRTNHPDWAQLELAKEKALPPQACTVPSSACEFARGRFEKALALASAGKTLESLYWQSKAANELARLSLSELEKLPPSVESHQVLAELYRNQGRNSDSLNEWRAALALSPGDPRLEMEVTSSLYVNRDYAAAERNARDMLARDPEVPELQFILGDSLVNQQHLEQALPALEKAVQLRRDYPAAHAVLGRVFLQLGRGNEAIPHLKAALPADTDGSLHFQLSRAYQDAGQAGEAAAVRKAYQEIRKSTAVAEIEIAPPQP
- a CDS encoding TonB-dependent receptor — its product is MLTLLAFAMIVSWSMPSWAQSLYGSVVGQVEDPSGAAIVQAAITLTNKGTGQVYEAKADEGGRFTVSNVLPGDYDLKVSANGFRTQNRTDIRVSAAGISRTDIRMEVGAIAEQITVEASATALQTDKADTHTELNSKQVANLPLPGFRNYQSLINLVPGATPAGFQNSITDSPGRSLATNINGTNKNNNVTRIDGAASVNLWLPHHAGYVMPAEMVDTVNVTTAAGDSDQGMAGGAAVTVLTKSGTNQIHGSLFEYHDNQNLKAFNYFTKATATTPAAASALKKPLRIYNNYGGTIGGPIKKNKLFYFYSFDGTRQRDGNQGTYSVPTAAMKNGDFSAISTVIYDPLTGSPDGTGRTAFAGNKIPTSRMSPAALKIQNYYPAPNTNLSGYQSNYFAAAVPAFNRDYNDIKINYNMSDKQQIFGHYGIMKALVVGKNLFGDGVGPAPGADPGTGDTRVQNMSIGTNRVITTNLLFDGVIGYQRQDQTVRGVDYGKDFSTTLGIPGIGGSDPRQQGFPNISINGYDGFGVPGWMPLTRVEENYTLSANLTWTKGKHNFRFGFNGVNYRMTHWQPELGAGPRGSFDFTGGPTSLAGGSTDNFNGYSSFLLGQSNSVQKSFQYITMTPREFQFSWYAQDRWQISRKLTMTLGLRYELYPLMTRATGKGIERLDPETNLVYMGGRGNNPTGVGVTVSHKLISPTLGIAYRLDDKTVIRTGYGINFDPLPFSRPLRGFYPLTINIAATAQGSEVAGTLEKGIPATPLPDLTSGVLPLPINADMRSPYLGQIHRGYTQSWNFTIERKLPMDVLSTIAYVGTSSVHLLADRDINAGSPGDSAGASLRRPYYAKFGRNLATNMWDGYLSSNYHSLQTSVRKSLSKGLMLQGAYTWSKAINMTDEDGWASVGFNWGPVFRRNRAAAGYDRTHVLQMGWVYELPMGKGKQFVTNGIGSKILGGWSVNGIMSNYTGTPFTVSGSSGALNAASNTATADQVGSVTRIGAIGAGSTYYNTSAFANVTTTTTGGVYRFGTSGRNILRAPGMWNTDLMVNRTFQITERITTAFRAEFYNLPNTSHFGGVSSGNVTSGNFMRILSSSGERQIRFGLRLGF